The segment TCACCACATCAATAGGTACTAGATTGCCACCAAAACTCATAACCCGGGGAGAATGATGCAGATTGGTTGATCAAGCATacgataattttttatatttatgtaattttaaaaattcatgaTTTTAGGTTATTATTTACTCAATTTTACGTGTTTCTAATGCTTCCCTGGTCAAATTAGGGTCCAAATATGATAAGGTATCAATTAGGATCTCTTCTAAAATGTTTTTACTTGGTAATCAAGTTTTATGGTGCATTTATATTGGTCTACAACCTGTAAAACgaaaatgaagttttttttgttaaaattttataaagtaTTTGAGATGGAGATTTTCTTTCCCTTGCCTACTTACCTAAAGTTCTTGCAAAGCTAGGTTTATAGAAGAGTTGTGTTATCCGTATGTTTCAGATTTAGCTTCTACATGCTTACACTCCATCAAAGGAGGTTCCATTTGAACTAGAGCTCCTAGACACAATAATCCTTCCTCACTTAAGTTAGAATTAACTTCCCATCACTTTTCTTCCAAGGGTGAAATTCTCAACAGATTTTTTATACATTGCTAATATTATTATAAGTCCATAATTGATTATTTTCATGCACCTTTTTGCAAAAGTACTGTCTTAATTCTTCAAGTTATATTCCTAGATGTGGAAGTAAATTACTTTCAGATCTTTTCTAAGTCATGGTGTTTGCCCTATTCCTCATAGTCATGATAATGAACAACAATCTGCAATATATTAAAGTCCAATGGCAAAGAATGAAAAGTTGGGCTACAGGTAACCTACAGGCTTAtcccattttttttctatggcAGGTGATCAATATGTTCAAGAAAGTTTTATGCTACCTTTTAAATATGACTTCTGCAACCAATTTTGCATAAGATGTACAAGAGAGTCTTATactattccctttttttttgataggtgagTCTTATGCCATTCCCAGCATTACATAAGATGTATAGACTAGATCAAGGATAAAGAATGTATTGTACTTACAGTGGTGAGCAAGGAGAACGACCGCCATTTACATAGTATACAAACAAGTATGAGTCATAATGCTGACCACCAATCAAGTAAAAACCTTGCAACCTTCTTACACACTGGAATGACATTTTCTTGTACAAACGTATTGCGGGATCATTGTAAGAAATCACATGCAAGTAAACTGCTCGACAACTTGGAATACTTGAGGCATATTTTACGACCTTCTGAATTAATGAAGACGCTGCAAATCCAAAAGGAATAAGTTTATTGGTCATGTACTAAGGACTCTCCAGAGTTTTATCAAAAGGGAAAACGAACTCCTACCTATGCCAAGATTTCTATAGCCATCTACAACTCCCAGTGTCAGAATGTAGACTAAAGTTTGATCTGGTTTTGATGGGTCATATCTGAGCATATCCCCTATCTACAAAGCCAATGTTGTTTGAAATGAATTAAgagaaccaataaaaaaatcataagaaaagttttttttttaataagtaaaaaaatcatcaccaacaaaaacaattcaTTTAGATATTTGTAAAAACTTGAATAAGGGCTTCACCTCTACAAACACCAGTATGTTGTTATAATGTGACTTGCAATAAAGATACTTGGACAAAAAGATTAAGTATTCATCCAAAAGTGAAAATGATGCAAGCTCACCAAGTTCAAAGACTCACCTCACTTTCTTTTGCAAGAACAATTCGTGCAGTTACAAATCCAACAAGTTCGTCACTTTGACCATTTGGCCGATTGCGGTCAACAGCAGCCCACGATACAATATCTTGTCCGTTGACAACATTTTGAAAGAACTCAGACTCATACCTGAAGGTTAGCATTATTATGTGAAAAACCATAGCCTATGATCAATGAAGGTACCAAATGAGAACATCTACCTGATGGGAAACAAATCACAATGGATTTGCTCTAAAATCTCACGATCAGAGGGTTCTATAGGCCTATAGCATATACTTGCACGGTGGGACAATTTAGGGTTTACCATTGAAGCTTGTGCTATAAATCCCCAGCAAAGGTCTGATATACACACAGAATTTGTCCAAGAACTTCCATTTAAGCCAGATCAGCCACAAAGGCCAGGCAGTAGAAGAAAACTGTGAAAGACGTTATGCTTTTCATTAATTACTTATGATTATATTACATATTGTACACACACTTGGACAGAGGGAACAGAAAGTGTGATGTCATGGTTGTATGTGAGGAGCATAAAGTCCATTAAACTTTCAAAAATTAGACTAGTATGCATCACGTTGACAAGTCCTACAGTATTCACGCTTTTTCTATCATCATCATTTGTGCTTTAATGTCTCTACTTTGATCAAAAGACTTATCAAGTGAATATTGAGAATAACAGAGTTGATGAAGACTATTAAGGAGTCAAC is part of the Quercus robur chromosome 9, dhQueRobu3.1, whole genome shotgun sequence genome and harbors:
- the LOC126699959 gene encoding histone acetyltransferase MCC1: MVNPKLSHRASICYRPIEPSDREILEQIHCDLFPIRYESEFFQNVVNGQDIVSWAAVDRNRPNGQSDELVGFVTARIVLAKESEIGDMLRYDPSKPDQTLVYILTLGVVDGYRNLGIASSLIQKVVKYASSIPSCRAVYLHVISYNDPAIRLYKKMSFQCVRRLQGFYLIGGQHYDSYLFVYYVNGGRSPCSPLELVTIMVSYMRSGLKTVAAKLYKNEDRKVPKWPKCKESHSLISTTQHRRSLTTECNGCECV